Proteins encoded by one window of Salmonirosea aquatica:
- a CDS encoding Gfo/Idh/MocA family protein translates to MTDSRRNFIKKIALGTAGVTLAGTTRGMSARSYAKIIGANDRIHIGIAGLGRRLGAYYQPIGLKSSNVELVYLCDVMKSQREAAVKKFSKYIDYTPKLENDIRKVIEDPKVDVLFNATPDHWHAPGTWMAVKAGKHVYVEKPCSHNPREGELLVEFQKKYNKVIQMGNQQRSAPESQEIIKEIHNGAIGTPYKAIAFYASARGEVPVQKKAPVPDGLDWELWQGPAPHRDYTSDTWDYNWHWYGWNYGTAESGNNGTHELDVARWALQGDYPEHVMVEAEKRYFPNDGWEMYDTMEATFRFPGNKIIQWQGQSRNGYNTYGSDRGTLIFGTEGNVYVDRGGYKLYDRSGKMIRSNQSKGNEAGTALGGGGDMTTLHVVNFFDAVRGTAKQNSPIAEGAKSVHMCHLANIASRTGQALDVDSKNGKIMDKKAMKYWDREYQPGWEPKL, encoded by the coding sequence ATGACTGATTCAAGAAGAAATTTTATCAAGAAAATTGCCCTCGGAACTGCCGGTGTGACGCTGGCGGGTACCACCAGGGGAATGTCGGCCCGAAGCTATGCCAAAATTATCGGAGCTAACGACCGTATTCATATCGGTATTGCGGGCCTGGGACGTCGGTTGGGCGCTTACTACCAGCCTATTGGACTGAAAAGCAGCAATGTAGAACTGGTGTACCTGTGCGACGTGATGAAAAGCCAGCGCGAAGCGGCGGTCAAGAAATTCTCCAAGTACATCGACTACACCCCAAAACTCGAAAACGACATTCGAAAGGTCATCGAAGATCCGAAAGTAGATGTGCTCTTCAACGCCACGCCCGACCACTGGCACGCGCCCGGTACCTGGATGGCCGTGAAGGCAGGCAAGCACGTGTACGTAGAAAAGCCATGCAGTCACAATCCCCGCGAGGGCGAGTTGCTGGTGGAATTCCAGAAGAAATACAACAAGGTGATTCAGATGGGCAACCAGCAGCGCTCCGCGCCCGAATCGCAGGAAATCATCAAGGAAATTCATAATGGTGCCATCGGCACACCTTACAAAGCCATCGCTTTCTACGCCAGCGCGCGTGGTGAGGTACCTGTGCAAAAGAAAGCACCCGTACCCGATGGGTTGGATTGGGAACTATGGCAAGGCCCGGCCCCACACCGCGACTACACCAGCGACACCTGGGACTACAACTGGCACTGGTACGGCTGGAACTACGGTACCGCCGAGTCGGGCAATAATGGTACCCACGAACTGGACGTAGCCCGCTGGGCCTTGCAGGGTGATTATCCCGAGCATGTAATGGTAGAAGCCGAAAAACGCTATTTCCCCAACGATGGCTGGGAAATGTACGATACCATGGAAGCTACCTTCCGCTTTCCCGGCAATAAAATTATCCAGTGGCAGGGTCAAAGCCGCAATGGCTACAATACCTATGGCAGCGACCGGGGTACCCTGATTTTTGGTACCGAGGGCAATGTGTATGTGGATCGTGGCGGCTATAAATTGTACGATCGCTCGGGCAAAATGATTCGTAGCAATCAATCCAAGGGCAACGAAGCCGGTACCGCCCTGGGTGGCGGCGGCGATATGACCACGCTGCACGTCGTCAATTTCTTCGATGCCGTGCGGGGTACCGCCAAGCAGAATTCGCCGATTGCTGAGGGAGCCAAAAGTGTGCACATGTGTCACCTGGCCAACATCGCTTCCCGCACGGGGCAGGCACTGGACGTGGATTCCAAGAATGGCAAGATCATGGACAAGAAAGCCATGAAATACTGGGACCGTGAGTATCAGCCCGGCTGGGAGCCCAAATTGTAA
- a CDS encoding CBS domain-containing protein, giving the protein MLAATLINPMLPTLKLTDSVSTALDWMNDYHTQQLVVADDDVYKGIVSEAILLDAADDTLSLTDMIRQHQDVYATEDQHVYELLRLINQYGLKVVPIVGEDGLLSGTILVSELLERFADVLGVQEKGAVLVLKIAERDYSLSEVSRLIESNGTKVISSYYASTATYENPDDARLTLKLNRTNINPIVATLERFGYAIEEAHANDPVESIDQERLDMLMRYLAT; this is encoded by the coding sequence ATGCTTGCTGCTACTTTAATCAATCCCATGCTGCCCACGCTAAAGCTTACCGATTCTGTAAGCACGGCGCTGGATTGGATGAACGATTACCATACGCAGCAGCTGGTCGTAGCGGATGATGACGTGTACAAAGGCATTGTGTCGGAAGCCATTCTGCTCGATGCCGCCGACGATACGCTGTCGTTGACCGATATGATCCGTCAGCATCAGGATGTGTACGCCACCGAAGACCAGCATGTGTACGAGTTGCTGCGGCTCATCAACCAATATGGCCTGAAGGTGGTACCAATTGTGGGTGAAGACGGCTTGCTGTCGGGTACCATTCTGGTAAGTGAGCTCCTCGAGCGCTTTGCCGATGTGTTGGGTGTTCAGGAAAAGGGGGCAGTGCTGGTACTCAAAATCGCGGAGCGGGATTATTCCCTTTCGGAGGTAAGCCGCCTCATCGAATCCAATGGTACCAAGGTCATCAGCAGCTACTACGCTTCTACGGCTACCTACGAAAACCCCGATGATGCGCGTCTGACGCTCAAACTCAACCGTACCAATATCAATCCCATCGTAGCTACCCTCGAACGCTTCGGCTATGCCATCGAGGAGGCCCATGCCAACGATCCCGTAGAGAGCATCGACCAGGAACGGCTGGATATGCTCATGCGCTACCTGGCTACCTAG
- a CDS encoding sugar phosphate isomerase/epimerase family protein encodes MTTRRTFFKKAALGTLALSWAGSAMAWDKIIPLGWGRILPPVPADEAGEPFRLGLAGYTFVNFKLDPALEMMRKVDVKYLCIKDFHLPMKSTAEEIAAFHAKLKESGVTGYGVGPIYMKTQEAIDQAFDYAKRVGVDLIVGIPEVSDLPYVEKKVKEYNIRYAIHNHGPGDKIYPNAVTVHSYIKDLDPRVGLCFDIGHDMRYGDDPIADFQKYHKRIFDMHLKNVTSATHDGKTNELGRGVIDIPELVKTLRKVKYSGVCALEYEKDMKDPLAGIAESVGYFRGVLDASRKS; translated from the coding sequence ATGACGACACGTCGAACATTTTTCAAAAAAGCAGCGCTGGGTACCCTGGCCCTTTCCTGGGCGGGCTCTGCGATGGCCTGGGATAAAATCATACCTCTGGGTTGGGGCAGAATTCTACCACCGGTGCCTGCCGATGAGGCTGGCGAGCCGTTCCGGCTGGGGCTGGCAGGATACACGTTTGTGAATTTTAAGCTGGATCCGGCTTTGGAAATGATGCGCAAGGTAGATGTCAAGTATCTCTGCATCAAAGATTTTCACCTGCCCATGAAAAGCACGGCGGAAGAAATTGCGGCCTTTCATGCAAAATTGAAAGAATCGGGCGTGACAGGCTATGGGGTTGGGCCGATCTACATGAAAACCCAGGAGGCCATCGACCAGGCTTTCGACTACGCCAAGCGTGTGGGGGTGGACCTTATCGTCGGCATTCCCGAAGTGTCCGACCTACCTTACGTAGAGAAGAAGGTCAAGGAATACAACATCCGTTACGCCATCCACAACCACGGGCCGGGCGACAAGATATATCCCAACGCCGTGACCGTACATAGTTATATCAAAGATTTGGATCCGCGCGTCGGCTTGTGCTTCGACATCGGCCATGATATGCGCTATGGTGACGATCCTATCGCCGATTTTCAGAAGTACCACAAGCGTATCTTCGATATGCACCTGAAGAACGTCACTTCCGCTACCCACGATGGCAAGACCAACGAATTGGGCCGCGGAGTCATTGATATCCCCGAGCTGGTAAAAACCTTGCGTAAGGTCAAATACAGCGGGGTGTGCGCCCTTGAATACGAAAAAGACATGAAAGATCCGCTAGCGGGCATTGCCGAGTCGGTAGGGTACTTCCGGGGTGTTCTGGATGCCAGCCGTAAAAGTTAA
- a CDS encoding alpha/beta fold hydrolase, translating to MKYQVHEEGGFRYIDEGQGENMLLLHGLFGALSNWDGVIDGFSNRYRVLIPVLPIYELPPRKAGLEALLEFLENFLAFKGLRNLTVLGNSLGGHIGLLYTLKNPENVQRLILTGSSGLFENSMGGSFPKRGSYAYIAERVAYTFYDPKVATKELIDEVFETTSSIPKCMSIVGIAKSAQRHNLAKELHRIKVPTLLVWGLNDTITPPYVGHEFNRLIAGSELHFVDKCCHAPMMEHPQKFNAILEQFLAKHTLLEPA from the coding sequence ATGAAATACCAGGTACACGAGGAAGGCGGATTCCGGTACATCGACGAAGGACAGGGAGAAAATATGCTGTTGCTGCACGGACTGTTCGGTGCCCTGAGCAATTGGGACGGTGTGATCGATGGCTTCTCAAACCGCTATCGCGTTCTGATTCCTGTATTGCCCATCTATGAGTTACCCCCCCGTAAAGCGGGCTTGGAAGCCCTGCTCGAATTTCTGGAAAATTTCCTGGCCTTCAAGGGACTCAGGAATCTGACCGTACTGGGCAATTCCCTTGGTGGGCACATCGGGTTGCTTTATACGCTCAAGAATCCTGAAAATGTCCAGCGGCTGATCCTGACGGGTAGTTCGGGACTGTTCGAGAACTCGATGGGCGGCTCTTTTCCCAAGCGGGGTAGCTACGCATACATCGCCGAGCGGGTGGCTTACACCTTCTATGACCCCAAGGTGGCTACCAAGGAATTGATCGATGAAGTGTTCGAAACCACCTCCAGCATTCCCAAATGCATGAGCATTGTAGGCATCGCGAAGTCGGCCCAACGGCATAATCTGGCCAAAGAACTCCACCGCATCAAGGTACCTACGCTGCTGGTGTGGGGATTGAACGATACCATTACGCCGCCCTACGTCGGTCATGAGTTCAATCGCCTTATTGCGGGTTCGGAATTACACTTTGTGGACAAGTGCTGCCATGCCCCTATGATGGAGCATCCCCAGAAGTTCAACGCGATTCTTGAACAATTTCTGGCGAAACATACGTTATTAGAACCTGCATGA
- a CDS encoding NAD(P)/FAD-dependent oxidoreductase, producing the protein METSYPIIIIGGGVAGLACARYLHQAGVVPRVLEASDAVGGRVRTDVLDGFRLDRGFQILLTAYPEARRLLHYDALNLQAFRSGAMIRQDNGFTEMPNPLREPLTVFKALTASVGTLGDKLRLVELMREVNTVARAEDFFRDQDTTTLAYLQNYGWSPQMIATFFEPFFGGVFLENDLITSSNFFRFVFKQFYNGEAVLPAKGMQAIPEQLAAGLPAGTLRLNSPVAALEGQTILLKNGETIRAETVVLATDAATADRLLGASQKRQYNVTTCTYFAANRSPSTKKMLILNPNRLSVVHHLCVPSDVAFGYAPDGQSLISVSTQGLDLADDAKLAADIRLELGKWFGDEVKDWRHLRTYHLPQALVRYEAGSTPESLQLAPGLYRCGDYTAYPSLNAALQTGREVAEMIIGVQQP; encoded by the coding sequence ATGGAAACGTCCTATCCGATTATAATCATTGGTGGCGGGGTGGCGGGCCTTGCCTGTGCTCGCTATTTGCATCAGGCCGGAGTCGTCCCCCGGGTTCTGGAAGCTTCCGATGCGGTCGGGGGGCGTGTGCGCACCGATGTGCTCGATGGTTTCCGGCTGGACCGGGGCTTTCAGATTCTGCTCACAGCCTATCCCGAAGCCCGACGTTTGCTTCACTACGACGCCCTGAATTTGCAGGCTTTCCGCTCGGGCGCGATGATTCGGCAGGATAATGGTTTCACTGAGATGCCCAATCCCCTGAGAGAGCCGCTCACGGTCTTTAAAGCGCTCACCGCCTCCGTGGGTACCTTAGGTGATAAACTGCGGCTGGTGGAGCTTATGCGGGAGGTGAACACCGTAGCCCGGGCGGAAGATTTTTTCCGGGATCAGGATACCACTACGCTGGCCTATCTACAGAACTACGGCTGGAGTCCGCAGATGATTGCCACATTCTTTGAGCCTTTTTTCGGGGGCGTATTTCTGGAAAACGATTTAATCACGTCCAGTAATTTTTTTCGTTTTGTTTTCAAACAATTCTACAACGGCGAAGCCGTGCTACCCGCCAAAGGCATGCAGGCCATTCCTGAGCAGTTGGCGGCCGGTTTGCCCGCAGGTACCCTGCGGCTGAACAGTCCGGTGGCCGCGCTGGAAGGGCAAACGATCCTACTGAAAAACGGAGAGACGATCCGCGCTGAGACTGTTGTGCTTGCCACTGATGCTGCTACTGCCGATCGCCTGCTGGGAGCCTCCCAAAAAAGGCAATACAACGTGACTACCTGCACCTACTTTGCAGCTAACCGATCGCCCTCAACCAAAAAAATGCTGATCCTGAATCCCAACCGACTTTCCGTGGTACATCATTTGTGTGTTCCGAGCGATGTGGCTTTCGGCTACGCCCCCGATGGGCAAAGTCTGATTTCGGTCAGCACGCAAGGCCTCGACCTGGCCGATGATGCAAAGCTGGCCGCCGATATTCGGCTGGAGTTGGGGAAGTGGTTTGGGGATGAAGTAAAAGACTGGCGGCATTTGCGTACCTATCACCTTCCTCAGGCCCTGGTTCGCTACGAGGCCGGAAGTACGCCGGAGTCGTTGCAACTGGCCCCTGGCCTGTACCGCTGCGGCGATTACACAGCTTATCCGTCTCTGAACGCCGCCCTACAAACGGGCCGGGAAGTTGCCGAAATGATTATTGGCGTCCAGCAACCGTAA